A stretch of the Candidatus Cetobacterium colombiensis genome encodes the following:
- a CDS encoding NADH-quinone oxidoreductase subunit NuoE family protein, translating into MAEKITMREKYLEFDNFLKFTDLDREQLIIILRKAQNIFGYIPRDIQSLIAKKLRIPIVEIYGVITFYSYFITEPEGKYPIHLCMGTACYINKSESLLKEIKIFLNIDIGQITEDGLFSLSVVRCFGACALAPVVSINGNIYSKLTPESLVDILKKYKEEKI; encoded by the coding sequence ATGGCTGAAAAAATTACTATGAGAGAAAAATATTTAGAATTTGACAATTTTTTAAAATTTACAGATTTAGATAGAGAACAATTGATTATTATTTTAAGAAAAGCTCAGAATATATTTGGATATATACCAAGAGATATTCAAAGTTTAATAGCCAAAAAATTAAGAATTCCTATTGTTGAAATTTACGGAGTAATAACATTTTATAGTTATTTTATAACAGAGCCTGAGGGGAAGTATCCAATTCACCTTTGTATGGGAACAGCCTGTTATATAAATAAATCCGAATCTCTATTAAAAGAAATTAAAATTTTTTTAAATATAGATATAGGACAAATAACTGAGGATGGACTTTTTTCTTTAAGTGTCGTTAGATGTTTCGGTGCGTGTGCTTTAGCTCCAGTAGTTAGTATAAATGGAAATATTTATAGTAAGTTAACTCCAGAATCTTTAGTAGATATATTGAAAAAATATAAGGAGGAAAAAATATGA
- a CDS encoding NADH-ubiquinone oxidoreductase-F iron-sulfur binding region domain-containing protein has product MSIKIDDLNEIKKKFLEKEKNKIQIKIAMSVCAKSSGSEKIFDYFMKETKDKELNVEIISTGCMGFCYCEPTLKIVYPKSEEIKIIGDVTLEKAKIILEQLTKKEKIESELKPRVKEKRVSLLNCGNINPESFENAVAYGAYFSLENLLHNFTKEDVVNSVEKSGLRGRGGAGYSTGKKWRALYERESDEKYIICNADEGDPGAFMDRAILAGDPHLVLEGMIIGGYAVGAKSGIIYIRAEYPQAIEVLLRAIEDLKKYGLLGESILGTDFSFNIELKYGAGAFVCGEETALIQSMEGKRGEPKAKPPYPVEVGYRGKPTVVNNVETFANITRIFQNGVDWYRKIGTEKSPGTKVFALVGKVKKVGLVEVPLGTKLKDIIYEIGGGIKNEKSFKAVQTGGPSGGCLSSEDLEISVEYDELVKKGAMMGSGGLIVLDEDDCMVEMARFYIGFSVGESCGKCTPCRIGTKRLYEILDKVLKGGGEKKDLDLLEELSITVRRSALCGLGKAAPNPVLSTLKKFRNEYLNKIERR; this is encoded by the coding sequence ATGAGTATTAAAATAGATGACTTAAATGAAATAAAAAAGAAGTTTTTAGAAAAAGAAAAAAATAAAATTCAAATAAAAATAGCCATGTCTGTTTGTGCAAAATCTTCGGGTTCAGAAAAAATATTTGATTATTTTATGAAGGAAACAAAAGATAAAGAATTAAATGTAGAAATTATATCAACAGGTTGTATGGGATTTTGTTATTGTGAACCAACTTTGAAAATTGTATATCCTAAATCTGAAGAAATAAAAATTATAGGAGATGTAACTCTTGAAAAAGCTAAAATTATTTTAGAACAATTAACAAAAAAAGAAAAAATAGAGAGTGAGTTAAAGCCTAGAGTTAAAGAAAAAAGAGTTTCACTTTTAAATTGTGGGAATATAAATCCAGAAAGTTTTGAAAATGCTGTAGCTTATGGAGCATATTTTTCTTTAGAAAATTTATTACATAATTTTACGAAAGAAGATGTTGTTAATTCTGTAGAAAAGTCAGGATTAAGAGGACGAGGAGGTGCAGGTTATTCAACTGGCAAAAAATGGCGAGCACTTTATGAACGTGAGAGTGATGAAAAATATATTATTTGTAATGCTGATGAAGGAGATCCAGGAGCTTTTATGGATAGAGCAATTTTGGCTGGGGATCCACATTTAGTATTGGAAGGAATGATAATTGGAGGATATGCTGTAGGTGCAAAAAGTGGAATTATATACATAAGAGCAGAGTATCCACAAGCAATAGAAGTCCTATTAAGGGCAATAGAAGATTTAAAAAAATATGGATTACTAGGAGAAAGTATTTTAGGAACAGATTTTAGTTTTAATATTGAATTAAAATATGGAGCTGGAGCTTTTGTTTGTGGAGAAGAAACAGCTCTTATTCAATCAATGGAAGGGAAAAGAGGAGAACCTAAAGCAAAACCTCCATATCCAGTAGAAGTTGGTTATAGAGGAAAACCAACAGTTGTAAATAATGTTGAAACATTTGCAAATATAACAAGAATATTTCAAAATGGTGTCGATTGGTATAGAAAAATAGGAACAGAAAAATCTCCAGGAACAAAAGTTTTTGCCCTTGTAGGAAAAGTTAAAAAGGTAGGATTAGTGGAAGTTCCTTTGGGAACAAAATTGAAAGATATAATATATGAAATTGGTGGTGGAATAAAGAATGAAAAAAGTTTTAAAGCAGTTCAAACTGGTGGACCATCTGGAGGTTGTTTAAGTAGTGAAGATTTGGAAATTTCTGTGGAATATGATGAACTTGTTAAAAAAGGAGCTATGATGGGTTCAGGAGGGTTAATAGTTCTGGATGAAGATGATTGTATGGTTGAAATGGCTAGATTTTATATTGGATTTTCAGTGGGAGAATCATGTGGTAAATGTACGCCTTGTAGAATAGGAACAAAGAGATTATATGAAATTTTAGATAAAGTATTAAAGGGTGGTGGAGAAAAAAAAGACTTGGATTTATTAGAGGAATTAAGCATTACAGTTAGAAGATCCGCTCTTTGTGGATTAGGAAAAGCAGCACCAAATCCAGTATTATCAACATTAAAAAAATTTAGAAATGAATATCTAAATAAAATAGAAAGGAGATGA
- a CDS encoding NADH-dependent [FeFe] hydrogenase, group A6: MFDITIDGIKTKASKDTTILSAAKNIGIKIPTLCNLKLEEYFLNNHVTCRICVVEVDKRDGLYPACSTACWEGMSVITNSPQLIQIRKNILELLISNHPKDCLICSKSGECELQKLTQEFRLKEVRFNGEKNQFKSEYSESIIRDPEKCIMCRRCETMCNKVQTCGVLSAINRGFHSVVSTVYGNDLDKTVCTFCGQCVSVCPVGALHEKNYTWEVMEALANPTKKVIAQVAPAVRVALGEEFGMEIGLNVEKKIVSALKKMGFDGVFDTTWAADLTIMEEATELKERLEAHILGNKDTRLPILTSCCPAWVNFIEYNFPNLLDIPSTSKSPQQMFSAVAKNIWAPKMGIKREDLIVVSIMPCLAKKYEASKIEFIKDGNRDTDISISTRELADMIRYFNIDFIETEDQEFDSPMGEYTGAGIIFGRTGGVVEAALRTAYEWIMGEELKNVDILELKKSQGLIVKKINFGEKELKIGIAHGLGNARKLLEEIEEGREKYHAIEIMACHCGCVGGGGQPFIHGKTEILDKRVEALNGIDKNCKLRKSHENLYVKKLYEEYFDAPCSQKAKDLLHTKYKKK, from the coding sequence TTGTTTGATATAACTATAGATGGAATTAAAACTAAAGCTTCTAAAGATACAACAATTTTGTCTGCAGCTAAAAATATAGGAATAAAAATACCGACACTTTGTAATTTAAAATTAGAAGAATATTTTTTAAATAATCATGTTACTTGTAGAATCTGTGTTGTAGAAGTAGATAAAAGAGATGGATTATATCCAGCTTGTTCAACTGCGTGCTGGGAGGGAATGAGCGTTATAACAAATTCTCCTCAGCTTATACAAATTAGAAAAAACATATTAGAACTCTTAATTTCCAATCATCCTAAAGATTGCTTAATATGCTCTAAGTCTGGAGAGTGTGAGTTGCAAAAATTAACACAAGAATTTAGACTTAAAGAAGTGAGGTTTAATGGGGAAAAAAATCAATTTAAAAGTGAATATTCAGAATCTATCATAAGAGATCCAGAAAAATGTATTATGTGTAGAAGGTGTGAAACTATGTGTAATAAAGTTCAGACATGTGGAGTACTTTCAGCAATAAATAGAGGATTTCACTCTGTAGTTTCGACAGTTTACGGAAACGATCTGGATAAAACAGTTTGTACATTCTGTGGTCAATGTGTGAGTGTTTGCCCTGTTGGTGCTTTACATGAAAAAAATTACACATGGGAAGTTATGGAAGCTCTAGCAAATCCTACTAAAAAAGTTATAGCACAGGTAGCGCCAGCTGTTAGAGTTGCACTTGGAGAAGAGTTTGGAATGGAAATAGGATTAAATGTTGAGAAAAAAATAGTTTCAGCACTTAAAAAAATGGGGTTTGATGGAGTTTTTGATACAACATGGGCTGCAGATTTAACAATTATGGAAGAAGCAACTGAATTAAAAGAAAGATTAGAAGCTCATATTTTAGGAAATAAAGATACAAGATTACCAATATTAACTTCATGTTGTCCTGCGTGGGTAAATTTTATAGAATATAATTTTCCTAATCTTTTAGACATTCCATCTACAAGTAAATCACCTCAACAAATGTTTTCTGCTGTTGCCAAAAATATTTGGGCACCAAAAATGGGAATAAAAAGAGAAGATTTAATAGTTGTTTCTATAATGCCATGTTTGGCTAAAAAATATGAGGCTTCAAAAATTGAATTTATAAAAGATGGAAATAGAGATACAGATATATCTATTTCAACGAGAGAGTTAGCAGATATGATAAGATACTTTAACATTGATTTTATAGAGACAGAAGATCAAGAATTTGATTCTCCCATGGGAGAATATACAGGTGCTGGAATAATATTTGGAAGAACAGGAGGAGTGGTAGAGGCAGCTTTAAGAACTGCGTACGAGTGGATAATGGGTGAAGAATTAAAAAATGTTGATATTTTAGAATTAAAAAAATCTCAAGGTTTAATAGTAAAAAAAATAAATTTTGGAGAAAAAGAATTAAAAATAGGAATAGCACATGGGTTAGGAAATGCAAGAAAGCTTTTAGAAGAAATTGAAGAGGGAAGAGAAAAATATCATGCTATAGAAATAATGGCTTGTCATTGTGGTTGTGTAGGTGGAGGAGGCCAACCATTTATTCACGGAAAAACTGAAATATTAGATAAAAGAGTTGAAGCATTAAATGGAATAGATAAAAATTGCAAATTAAGAAAATCTCACGAAAATTTATATGTAAAAAAATTATATGAAGAGTATTTTGATGCTCCTTGCTCACAAAAAGCAAAGGATTTATTGCATACAAAATATAAAAAAAAGTAA
- a CDS encoding succinylglutamate desuccinylase/aspartoacylase family protein encodes MSKTLLLTFLSLTTITLAKTEYTGGKYLGKDIITNLDVNDLESGKTYEFFFEGVENSLGNPWYIPVTVIKGNEPGKRFLINSGVHGNELNPILTTYKLKEKLNPKDIKGTVTIVHGMNVPGLLNNNRGYTFGGTSENTSDLNRQMNAGKITNSDQKYSTLVWNNLLSKNADKVIDLHTSGRGSQFPLFVYADFRNPDIKKMAELTGADIVKMDNGENGSVETSFVQMGVPSITFELGSSETQEALIIERATNGVINNLIYWDNLTGKEVDPKTKTFYGNSWSRVRAEKGGFVENKVKVMDQVKKDDVLFIQYDSFGNVVKEYKSPNDGVVASVKDYPYSEPGDSLGRVIEYDKNDKDQILK; translated from the coding sequence ATGTCAAAAACTTTATTATTAACTTTTTTATCACTAACAACAATTACTTTAGCAAAAACTGAGTACACAGGTGGAAAATATCTTGGAAAAGATATTATTACTAATTTAGATGTAAACGATTTAGAAAGTGGTAAAACATATGAATTTTTCTTTGAAGGAGTTGAAAACAGTTTAGGAAATCCTTGGTATATTCCAGTTACTGTAATAAAAGGGAATGAACCTGGAAAAAGATTTTTAATTAATTCTGGTGTTCATGGAAATGAATTAAATCCCATTTTAACTACTTATAAATTAAAAGAAAAATTAAATCCAAAAGATATAAAAGGAACTGTAACAATAGTTCATGGAATGAATGTTCCTGGTTTATTAAACAATAACAGAGGATATACATTTGGAGGTACCTCTGAAAATACATCTGACTTAAATAGACAGATGAATGCAGGAAAAATAACAAACTCTGATCAAAAATATTCAACATTAGTTTGGAATAATCTATTATCAAAAAATGCAGATAAAGTGATTGACCTACATACAAGTGGTAGAGGAAGTCAATTCCCATTATTTGTTTATGCTGATTTTAGAAACCCTGATATTAAAAAAATGGCTGAATTAACAGGAGCAGATATAGTTAAAATGGATAATGGTGAAAATGGATCTGTTGAAACTTCATTTGTTCAAATGGGTGTACCTAGTATAACTTTTGAATTAGGATCTTCTGAAACTCAAGAGGCTTTAATTATTGAAAGAGCTACTAACGGAGTTATAAACAATCTTATTTATTGGGATAACCTAACGGGAAAAGAAGTTGATCCTAAAACAAAAACATTCTATGGAAACTCTTGGAGTCGTGTGAGAGCTGAAAAAGGTGGATTTGTTGAAAATAAAGTTAAAGTTATGGATCAAGTAAAAAAGGATGATGTTTTATTTATTCAATATGATTCATTTGGAAATGTTGTAAAAGAATATAAATCTCCAAATGACGGTGTTGTAGCAAGTGTTAAAGATTATCCATACAGCGAACCTGGAGATTCTTTAGGGAGAGTTATTGAGTATGATAAAAATGATAAAGATCAAATTCTAAAATAA
- a CDS encoding TIGR00266 family protein produces the protein MKIVQTNSTSASLVEFQLEKGESIRIEPGCMVYKDSCINLEGKVNGGLFSAIGKAFFGGESFFTSLATAKSPGRIAVAPKGFGNIKILNVSSGNQWFINDGAFLACNTSVDYSSTRQKRILNSILGGTGGFFILKSKGEGELLVNGFGDLIEIELDGNNPFQIDNGHVVCWQESLDYRLEIASGLFGFKTGEGLLNTFRGKGKVIIQTRNIQSFVDILVDYIPFPKEK, from the coding sequence ATGAAAATAGTTCAAACCAATTCTACAAGTGCATCATTAGTTGAATTTCAATTAGAAAAAGGTGAAAGTATAAGAATAGAACCTGGTTGTATGGTATATAAAGATAGTTGTATAAACTTAGAAGGAAAAGTTAATGGAGGTTTATTTTCAGCAATAGGAAAAGCTTTTTTTGGAGGAGAAAGTTTTTTCACATCTTTAGCTACTGCTAAATCACCAGGAAGAATAGCTGTTGCTCCAAAAGGTTTTGGAAACATAAAAATATTAAATGTTTCTTCAGGAAATCAATGGTTTATTAATGATGGAGCTTTTTTAGCTTGTAATACTTCAGTTGATTATAGTTCAACTAGACAAAAAAGAATTTTAAACTCAATTTTAGGAGGAACTGGAGGATTTTTTATTTTAAAATCTAAAGGAGAGGGTGAACTTTTAGTAAATGGGTTTGGAGATTTAATAGAAATAGAGTTAGATGGAAATAATCCTTTCCAAATTGATAATGGTCATGTTGTTTGTTGGCAAGAATCATTGGATTATAGATTAGAAATAGCTAGTGGATTATTTGGGTTTAAAACAGGAGAGGGATTATTAAATACATTTAGAGGTAAGGGAAAAGTTATTATCCAAACAAGAAATATTCAATCGTTTGTGGATATTTTAGTAGATTATATTCCATTCCCAAAGGAAAAGTAA
- a CDS encoding M20/M25/M40 family metallo-hydrolase → MNKTRVINNFIEMVKIYSPSLNEKEYCEYLVKYLEKLGLEVYLDLGYEKYGGNAPTIFAKLKGHVEGDGITLAAHTDVVEPCQNINPIIDGDFIMTDETTTLGGDDKAGIAAILETLELLIENNENHKDIYVLLTPCEENGMLGAKNIDWDKVPKHMIPAQNMIVIDNSGRAGLIAHTAPSKYDFKITFNGRKAHAGIEPEKGINAITLAGVAISNMNIGRIDSLTTSNLGTIHSEFPSNVVADLCVVTGEVRGHSLESINETLSSYENACKKSVELFGGEFTFEKICVFPALKPTDELAFAKEFATIYEKMGILTELQIIGGGSDSNIFAEKGYNSIIIGVGMEAVHTVNEKLDTRELFKTIEALKNYITK, encoded by the coding sequence ATGAACAAAACTAGAGTTATTAACAATTTTATAGAGATGGTAAAAATTTATTCTCCATCTTTAAATGAAAAAGAATATTGTGAGTATCTAGTAAAATACTTAGAGAAATTAGGTCTTGAAGTATATTTAGATTTAGGATATGAAAAATATGGAGGTAATGCTCCAACAATTTTTGCTAAACTAAAGGGTCATGTAGAAGGAGATGGAATTACTTTAGCTGCTCATACAGATGTAGTTGAACCTTGTCAAAATATAAATCCAATTATTGATGGAGACTTTATAATGACTGATGAAACTACAACTTTAGGTGGAGATGACAAGGCTGGAATTGCCGCAATTTTAGAAACATTAGAATTATTGATTGAAAATAATGAAAACCATAAAGATATTTATGTTTTACTAACTCCTTGCGAAGAGAATGGAATGCTTGGAGCTAAAAATATTGATTGGGATAAAGTTCCAAAACATATGATTCCTGCACAGAATATGATTGTCATAGATAATTCTGGTAGAGCTGGTTTAATAGCTCATACTGCACCAAGTAAATACGATTTTAAAATTACATTTAACGGAAGAAAAGCTCATGCTGGAATCGAACCTGAAAAAGGAATCAATGCAATAACTCTTGCTGGAGTAGCTATTTCAAATATGAATATAGGAAGAATTGATTCTCTTACTACTTCAAACTTAGGAACTATTCATTCTGAATTTCCTAGTAATGTAGTTGCTGATCTTTGTGTTGTTACAGGGGAAGTAAGAGGTCACTCTTTAGAATCTATAAATGAAACTTTAAGTTCTTATGAAAATGCATGTAAAAAAAGTGTTGAATTATTCGGTGGAGAATTTACTTTTGAAAAAATCTGTGTTTTTCCAGCTTTAAAACCAACAGATGAGTTAGCTTTTGCAAAAGAGTTTGCTACTATTTATGAAAAAATGGGAATTTTAACAGAGCTTCAAATTATTGGTGGCGGATCTGATAGTAATATTTTTGCAGAAAAAGGATATAATTCTATTATCATTGGAGTAGGAATGGAAGCAGTACATACTGTAAATGAAAAACTAGATACAAGAGAACTCTTTAAAACAATTGAAGCTTTAAAAAATTATATAACAAAATAG
- a CDS encoding DUF5058 family protein, translating into MNNHMIYASHPIIWGTAILGIIIVLLQSGLIIKKSIAAAKDLRISNEQISKGIKVSAMASIGPALGVVGSLLALLVTMGSPVSTLRLSLIGSSNFEAMAANFGAQAMGSELSTNMLPVVFTNALWTMALGSMGWIIFVFLFAHKMDKVNGLLTNGRKALLPAVGLGAMLGSFAFFNVGNLMKFKTNPDVTVAAISGMIIMVICLKIGEKMPWLKEWALTFAMFGGAAIGLLAL; encoded by the coding sequence ATGAATAATCACATGATTTACGCATCACACCCAATCATATGGGGAACAGCTATTTTGGGTATTATAATTGTTTTACTTCAATCGGGGTTAATAATTAAAAAATCAATAGCAGCAGCTAAAGATTTAAGAATATCTAACGAACAAATTTCTAAAGGAATTAAAGTTAGTGCTATGGCTAGTATTGGTCCCGCACTTGGAGTTGTAGGAAGTTTATTAGCTCTTTTAGTAACTATGGGATCTCCAGTTTCTACTTTAAGATTAAGTTTAATAGGAAGTTCGAACTTTGAAGCTATGGCTGCAAACTTTGGAGCACAAGCTATGGGATCTGAGCTTTCAACAAATATGTTACCAGTTGTATTTACAAATGCTCTTTGGACAATGGCATTAGGATCAATGGGATGGATTATTTTCGTATTTTTATTTGCACATAAAATGGATAAAGTTAATGGTTTATTAACAAATGGAAGAAAAGCTCTTTTACCTGCTGTAGGGCTAGGAGCAATGTTAGGATCTTTTGCATTTTTTAATGTTGGAAATTTAATGAAATTTAAAACAAATCCAGATGTTACAGTTGCAGCTATATCGGGTATGATTATAATGGTAATCTGTTTAAAAATAGGTGAAAAAATGCCTTGGTTAAAAGAGTGGGCACTTACTTTTGCAATGTTTGGTGGAGCTGCTATAGGACTTTTAGCATTATAA
- a CDS encoding YoaK family protein, producing the protein MKKKDYYFIIGCLCFFSGFINIVTLFYFGYAISHFSGTFTSIAKCLYVNINSKELFRLLIMVISFVIGAIFSGIISRDSQEKNLKKYGEILIAFGISILILKNFAKNNQIFLYFLTLTMGFQNAMNIRFKESLIRSTHMTGNLTDLGNYLGKVLKGEKDKLQHVFLSLFEIEQYILGGVIALMCLFYFKDCIIILYSILYISCGIFMIKK; encoded by the coding sequence TTGAAAAAAAAAGATTATTATTTTATAATTGGATGTTTATGTTTTTTTAGTGGTTTTATTAATATTGTAACTTTATTTTATTTTGGATACGCAATATCACATTTTTCAGGAACCTTTACATCAATAGCTAAATGTTTGTATGTAAATATAAATTCAAAAGAATTGTTTCGATTATTGATAATGGTTATTTCTTTTGTTATAGGAGCTATTTTTTCTGGAATAATAAGCAGGGATTCTCAAGAGAAGAATCTTAAAAAATATGGAGAAATCTTAATAGCCTTTGGAATAAGTATTTTAATTTTGAAAAACTTCGCTAAAAATAATCAAATATTTTTATACTTTTTAACATTAACTATGGGATTTCAAAATGCAATGAACATTAGATTTAAAGAAAGTTTAATCAGAAGCACACATATGACAGGGAACTTAACTGATTTGGGAAATTATTTAGGAAAAGTTTTAAAAGGAGAAAAAGATAAATTACAACATGTATTTTTATCACTTTTTGAAATTGAACAATATATTTTAGGTGGAGTAATAGCATTAATGTGTTTATTCTATTTTAAAGATTGTATAATAATTTTATATTCAATACTTTATATAAGTTGTGGTATCTTTATGATAAAGAAATAA
- a CDS encoding YwbE family protein, with protein sequence MNGKNRNDVKPGIKVMVVKKEDQRTGKLTEGVVKDILTNSSFHPHGIKVRLQDGTVGRVQEIK encoded by the coding sequence ATGAACGGAAAAAATAGAAATGATGTTAAACCAGGAATAAAAGTAATGGTTGTAAAAAAAGAGGACCAAAGAACAGGAAAGCTAACAGAAGGAGTAGTTAAAGATATTTTAACAAATTCTTCTTTTCATCCTCATGGAATTAAAGTAAGACTTCAAGATGGAACAGTTGGAAGAGTTCAAGAAATAAAGTAA
- a CDS encoding ABC transporter ATP-binding protein: MGNNVLKILKPYFKKGILALTLKSTEAIIDLILPLIMADIIDNGVMKQNIHYIIYKGLLMILVATIGYTSAIACNYYSVQASQGFGKDLREKIFIKIQNFNFKQLNKFTQASLITRVTQDVTQIVMTSYMCMRMVVKGIVTGIGAIIMSLIINPSLSTILFIIVPITVYLTYFYMKQSIPLYTELQKRLDRLTQIIRENLVGIRVIKAFVREDIEKEKFQTKNTSFAEKNIESQNLIDSRSPFIVLLLNIGISAILWFGGEKVNVGKIKIGEIVALINYMTMILFSLNALSFLFSLLSKTIVSYERINEVLGEKIENQSEDILDSSNSKIAIEFKNVYFSYGENSPWVLENINFVINKGDTVAIIGGVGSGKSTLINLIPRFYDVSSGEILIDGFNVKNYSLKNLRQKIGIVMQKTFLFSQSIENNIKWGKSLANQNEIEKVIEMAQGNEFIKNLPDKYKTMVAKGGMNFSGGQKQRLSIARTLIKNSEILIFDDSFSSLDFITESKLRKEILNLKGDKTIIIISQRISSIKKADNIIVLDNGKISNVGPHSELLKKSEIYREICESQECSVGGRDL, from the coding sequence ATGGGAAATAATGTATTAAAGATTTTAAAACCTTATTTTAAAAAAGGAATACTTGCGTTAACATTAAAATCAACAGAAGCAATAATAGATTTAATTCTTCCTCTTATAATGGCTGATATAATAGATAATGGAGTAATGAAACAAAATATACATTATATTATTTATAAAGGATTACTTATGATTTTAGTAGCTACGATTGGTTATACTAGTGCTATTGCATGCAATTATTATTCAGTTCAAGCCTCTCAAGGATTTGGAAAAGATTTAAGAGAAAAAATATTTATAAAAATACAAAATTTTAATTTTAAACAATTAAATAAATTTACTCAAGCTTCTTTGATAACAAGAGTAACTCAAGATGTAACTCAAATAGTTATGACATCATATATGTGTATGAGAATGGTTGTTAAAGGAATTGTAACAGGAATAGGGGCTATTATAATGTCACTTATTATAAACCCTTCTCTTTCTACAATATTGTTTATAATAGTTCCAATAACAGTATATCTTACATATTTTTATATGAAACAATCTATTCCACTTTACACTGAACTCCAAAAGCGATTGGATAGGCTCACACAAATTATAAGAGAAAATTTAGTTGGAATAAGAGTGATTAAGGCATTTGTTAGAGAAGATATAGAAAAAGAAAAGTTTCAAACAAAAAATACAAGTTTTGCTGAGAAAAATATAGAATCACAAAATCTTATTGATTCACGATCTCCTTTTATAGTTTTACTTTTAAATATAGGTATTTCTGCTATTCTTTGGTTTGGTGGAGAAAAAGTGAATGTTGGAAAAATAAAAATAGGAGAGATTGTAGCTTTAATAAATTATATGACCATGATTTTATTTTCTTTAAATGCATTATCTTTTCTTTTTAGTCTTTTGAGTAAAACGATAGTTTCTTATGAAAGAATTAATGAAGTATTAGGAGAAAAAATAGAAAATCAGAGTGAGGATATTTTGGACTCTTCAAATTCTAAAATTGCAATAGAATTTAAAAATGTATATTTTTCATATGGTGAAAATTCCCCGTGGGTATTAGAAAATATAAATTTTGTTATAAACAAAGGTGATACAGTAGCTATAATAGGAGGAGTAGGATCAGGGAAAAGTACTCTAATAAATTTAATTCCTAGATTTTATGATGTTTCTAGTGGGGAAATTTTAATTGATGGATTTAATGTAAAAAATTATTCTCTTAAAAATTTAAGACAAAAAATAGGCATCGTTATGCAAAAAACTTTTTTATTTTCTCAGAGTATTGAAAATAATATAAAGTGGGGAAAATCATTAGCTAATCAAAATGAAATCGAAAAAGTGATAGAAATGGCTCAAGGAAATGAATTTATAAAAAACTTACCAGATAAATATAAAACTATGGTTGCTAAAGGTGGAATGAATTTTTCCGGTGGGCAAAAGCAAAGACTATCAATAGCTAGAACTTTAATTAAGAATTCTGAAATATTAATTTTTGATGATAGTTTTAGTTCTTTAGATTTTATAACAGAATCAAAATTAAGAAAAGAGATTTTAAATCTAAAGGGAGATAAAACTATAATAATTATTTCCCAAAGAATATCTTCAATAAAAAAGGCAGATAATATCATTGTTTTAGATAATGGAAAAATTTCTAATGTGGGACCACATAGTGAACTTTTAAAAAAGAGTGAAATTTATAGGGAAATTTGTGAATCTCAAGAATGTTCTGTAGGAGGGAGAGATTTATGA